A single genomic interval of Penaeus vannamei isolate JL-2024 chromosome 21, ASM4276789v1, whole genome shotgun sequence harbors:
- the LOC113824292 gene encoding uncharacterized protein isoform X1 — protein MNVSRATSRKENAPVYLAVLLICGILVALCIFTDALILYIVTCVLMPVLCMLPKLMQKVQSQVMATETERGVPQLTNDRPVYNAPLFSAPNAPLAGLRVSEGQRATNLGGRHHHPTADLPPPVTDTEGRITQLTNDRPVYNPTFFSAPSTPFEELSASGLESQHATTLGEHQHLPTADLPPPYFALENEATDPSQGPPASLYVIRPPIVEPPSYQEAVQM, from the exons AAAGAGAATGCTCCGGTCTATCTGGCCGTCCTCTTGATATGCGGCATCCTCGTTGCCCTCTGCATATTTACTGATGCGTTGATTCTATATATCGTAACTT GTGTTTTAATGCCCGTACTTTGTATGCTGCCAAAGCTGATGCAGAAGGTGCAAAGTCAAGTAATGGcaacggaaacagagagaggagtcCCACAGTTAACGAACGATAGACCTGTATACAACGCCCCACTTTTCAGTGCCCCTAACGCACCCTTGGCAGGGCTCAGAGTCTCCGAAGGTCAGCGTGCAACGAATCTGGGTGGACGTCACCACCATCCAACAGCAGATCTCCCTCCGCCAGTAACAGACACAGAAGGAAGAATCACACAGTTAACGAACGATAGACCAGTATATAACCCTACATTTTTCAGTGCGCCTAGCACACCCTTTGAAGAACTCAGTGCCTCGGGACTGGAAAGTCAGCATGCAACGACCCTGGGCGAACACCAGCACCTTCCAACGGCAGATCTTCCTCCGCCTTACTTCGCGCTGGAGAACGAAGCGACGGACCCCTCGCAGGGCCCTCCGGCCTCGCTCTACGTGATCCGTCCGCCGATAGTGGAGCCTCCGTCTTACCAAGAGGCGGTTCAAATGTAG